The following DNA comes from Mycobacterium sp. MS1601.
AAGTCGATGGCTGCGGTGGTGCCTGCCATCAGCTCATATGGCAGGGTGCCGTGCTCGAAGCGTTCCGGCACCCGATCGGGGGAAGGCAGTAACTTGTCGGGTCGCAATTCGGCCAGCACCGCGGCGCGCCCGGCCACCACACCGCAGTGCGGCCCCAGGAACTTGTACGGCGAGCAGGCGAAGAAGTCGGCCCCCAGTGCACGGACGTCGACACTGTGGTGGGCGGTGAAGTGCACACCGTCGACATAGAGCAGAGCATCCACGGCGTGGACATGCCCGGCGATGGTCGCGATATCCGGCATGGTGCCGATCAGGTTGGACGCCGCCGTCACCGCGACCAACCGGGTGCGCTCACTCAACTGTGCTGCGACGTCCTGCGCGGACAGCTCGGAGGTGGCCGGGTCGAAGTCCACCCACCGCACCGTGACGCCCGCGGCCGCAGCGGCCAACACCCACGGCCGGACGTTGGCGTCGTGGTCCAGCCGCGTCACCACGATCTCGTCGCCCGCACCCCAACTCCGGGCAAGGGTTCTGGCGAAGTCGAAGGTCAAGGCCGTCATGCTGCGGCCGAAGACCACTTCGTCGGCGGCGGCGCCAAGCAGGTCGGCGAGCGCGGCACGACAGCTCAGCACCAACTCTTCGGCATTGCGTGCCGCCACCGTGACGCTGCCCCGGTTCGCCAGCGGATTCAACAGGGCGCTGCGAATCGCATCCGCCACCGGGACGGGGGTCTGGGATCCGCCGGGACCGTCGAAGAACGCGGTACCTGACGAGAGTGCGGGAAAATGGCTGCGAATCGTGTCAACGTCGAGAGTGGGTGCCGTCACCCGTGAAGTCTGCCTCACACCCGGTTGGGTGGCACCTCGCCGTCGGCGAACGCGGTGATCTGGCGCAGCGCCACCCGCCACGCGCGCTCCTCGGCACCTGCCGTGCTACCGGCCACGTGTGGTGTCAGCAGCAGGCCGGGCGCCGACCACAGCGGGTGTCCGTCGGGCAGCGGTTCCGGGTCGGTGACGTCGAGCGCGGCACGTAGCCGTCCGGACCGCAGTTCGACGAGAAGAGCATCGGTGTCCACAGCAGACCCCCGGCCGGCGTTGACCAGAACGGCACCGTCACGCATCCGTGCCAGGAAGCCGGCGTCGACGATGTGGCGGGTGGCCGGGGCATCGGGCAGCATCGCCACCACCGCGTCCGCGTCCGGCAACAGGTTGTCCACATCGGCGAGGGCATGCACGCCCGGCCGCGCGGTGCGCCCCACCAGTGTCACCTCCACCTCGAACGGCGCCAGTCGCGCTGCCAGATTGGTGCCCAGATCGCCTGCCCCGAGCACCACGATCCGCTTACCGATCAAGGTGTCGCTGGTCCGGTGTCCCCAGGTGCCCGCCGCCTGTAGTCCGGCGAACAGCGGCAGCTCACGGTAGATGTCCAGCAGTACTGCCACTACCCATTCGGCAGTCGAACCCCCATGGGCGCCACGGCCGTTCGACAGCATCACTGCGCTTGGTACGAAGGGCCGCCACTGTTCGTAGCCGGCGTGCAGCGTCTGCACCAACCGCAGCTCTGGCAGGTCGGCGAACCGTCGTCCGGTGGCCGGGGCATCGAAGAAATCGACGACCACCACCGGGGTGTCGAGATGCTCCTCGGGCCAGGGCTGACCGGCCTCGTAGCGGACGGGCGCCAGCTTCTGCGACGACCCCAGTATCTGCATACCGAGGTCGTCGGGAACAAGCACCTTCATCAGATGTCCGAGCTCTCCCGCCACAGGTCGATACCGGATTCCGTTGCATATCTGTCGATTTCGGACAGCTCCTCGTCGGTGAAGTCCAGGTTGTCCAGTGCACCCAGGTTTTCGTCGAGCTGCGCGACGCTGGAGGCGCCCACCAGGGTGGAGGACACCGCGGGGTCCCGCAGCACCCAGGCCAGGGCCAGCTGTGCCAGCGACTGACCGCGCCGCTGTGCAATGGCGTTCAGGCCGCGGAGCTGGTCGCGCACCTGGTCGGTGACCAGCTTGTCGTCGAACGACGGGCGGGAGCGGTCAATGTCCTCGGCGGGCTGCTCGAGGTAACGATTGGTCAGCAGTCCCTGGGCCAGGGCGGTGAACGCGATGGCCCCCATGCCGGCCTTGCCGAGCTCGGCGGTGAGTCCGCCTTCGATCCAGCGGTTGAGCAGCGAGTACGACGGCTGATGGATCACCAGCGGGGTGCCCAGCCGGGCGGCGATGGCCGAGGCCTCTGCGGTCTTGCTCGCCGAGTACGACGAGATGCCGACGTAGCGGGTCTTTCCCGCGCGCACGGCGGTGTCGAGCGCGCCGATGGTCTCTTCCAGCGGTGTCACCGGGTCGATGCGGTGGGAGTAGAAGATGTCGACATGGTCCAGCCCCAGGCGGTCCAGCGACTCGTCCAGGCTGGCCAGCACGTAGGCCCGCCCACCCAGCTGACCGTAGGGGCCCGGCCACATGTCCCAGCCCGCCTTGGTGGAGATGATCAGCTCGTTGCGATACGGCTTGAAATCGCGCCGCAGCATCCGGCCGAAGTTCTCCTCGGCTGATCCGTACGGTGGGCCGTAGTTGTTCGCCAGGTCGAAGTGTGTGATGCCGCGGTCGAATGCGTGCCGCAGGATCTCACGCTGGCCGTCGAAGGGCCGATTGTCGCCGAAGTTGTACCAGAGCCCGAGCGAAATGGCGGGCAGCAGCAGGCCCGACGTCCCGACTCGCCGGTAAGGCATGGCGGCGTAGCGGTCCCGCGCCGCCGTCCACGGATCGTGGGTGAAAGGGACGTCGGTGATCACGAGGTCGTCGGCCATGGGTTCAGGTTAGTCGGCTCAGTCCAGCCGCCCTGCGTCCACCAGCGACAGCACCGGCTCGCCGGCCTCGTCGGAGGCCTCCAAATCCACCTCGACGTCGAAACCCCAGTCGTGGTCACCTGCGGGATCGTCGAGAATCTGGCGCACCCGCCACAGCCCGGGTTCACGGCGAATGATCAACAACGCGGGTCCACGGGCATCAGCTCCGGTGCCGACCTCGGAGTGTTCGTCGAAGTAGTTCTGGCCCAACTCTTCCCAGCGTTGCGCAGGCCACCCGGCATGCAACTCGGCGAGTGAGTCCCAGCGCTGCCGGGCGAACAGCTCCACCCGCCGGAACAGCGCGTTGCGCACCATGGCGGTGAAGGCGCGTTCATTGCCGGTGAGTGGGCGCGGCCGAGCCGGGATGGCCGCAGGCCTGTCGTGCGGCTGTTCGGGATCGGTGAGCTGTTCCCACTCGTCGAGCAGGCTGGAGTCGACTTGGCGCACCAGCTCACCCAGCCACTCCACGATGTCGGTCACCTCCTCGGTACGTGCGGCGGCGGGCACCCCGGAGCGCAGCGCCTTGAACGCATCCGACAGATACCGCAGCACCGCACCCTCGGACCGGGTGAGGCCGTACACACTGACCAGTTCCTTGAAGGTGAAGACCCGTTCCCACATCTCGCGGACAACAGATTTCGGTGACAGCTGACCGTCGGCGGCCCACGGGTTGGTCTGCAGGTAGACCTCGTACACGTGGCCCAACAGCTCTTCCAGGGGCTTGGGATAGGTGACCTCGTCGAGCAGCTCCAGACGTTCCTCGTACTCGATGCCTTCGGCTTTCATGGCGGCCACTGCCTCGCCCCTGGCTTTGTTCAGCTGCGCCGAGATGATCTGCCGCGGATTCTCCAGCGTTGCTTCGATCACCGAAACCACGTCCAGCGCATAGGTTTCCGACGTCGTGTCCAGGACGTCGATGGCGGCAAGGGCAAACGTGGACAGCGGCTGGTTGAGCGCGAAGTCGGGCGGGAGGTCGACAGTCAGCCGGTAACGCCGCCCGTCGGGCTCCGGTGTGTCCAGGCGTTCGAGCACCCCGGCTTGCAGCAGCGAGCGGGCGATGCCGACGGCCTCGCGGATCAGCCGTAGCTGACGTTTGCGCGGTTCGTGGTTGTCGGTGAGCAGCCTGCGCATGGCCTCCCAGGGATCCCCGGGGCGGTCGACGACGTCCAGGATCATCGACGTCGACACCTTCATGTTGCTGGTCAGCGCCTCCGGGGTGGCGTCGACCAACCGCGTCATGGTCTTCTCACTCCACGGCACCATGCCCTCGGGAACCTTGCGCCGCACCAACTTTCGGCGTTTCTTCGGGTCGTCGGCAACCTTGGCGAACTGCTTGAGGTTCTCGACCTCGTGCTCAGGTGCCTGCACCACCACATTGCCCACGGTGTCGAAGCCGGCCCGGCCGGCCCGGCCGGCGATCTGATGGAACTCGCGGGCATTGAGCAGCCGGGTGCGGGTGCCGTCGTACTTGGACAGCGCTGAGAACACCACCGTGCGGATCGGCACGTTGATCCCGACACCCAGGGTGTCCGTGCCGCAGATGACCTTCAGCAGCCCGGCCTGTGCCAGCTGTTCGACCAGGCGGCGGTACTTGGGCAGCATGCCCGCGTGGTGCACGCCGATGCCGTGGCGCACCAGTCGCGACAGCGTGTTCCCGAATGCCGTCGAAAAGCGGAAGCCGCCGATGTGTTCGGCGATGGCTGCTTTCTCCTCCTTGGTGCTGACGTTGACGCTCATCAGTGCCTGGGCCCGTTCCAGTGCGGAGGCCTGGGTGAAGTGCACGACATACACGGGGGCTCGCGAGGTCACGAGCAGATCGCCGATGGTCTCGTGCATCGGGGTGGTGGCATACGAGTAGAACAGCGGCACCGGTCGCTGCGCACCGGCCACCAGGGCCGTCGGCCGGCCGGTCCGTCGGGTCAGGTCCTCGCGGAGGAAGGTGACATCGCCCAGCGTCGCCGACATCAGCAAGAACTGGGCCCGCGGCAGCTCGAGCAGTGGCACCTGCCAGGCCCATCCCCGGTCTGGGTCGCCGTAGAAGTGGAACTCGTCCATCACACACAGGCCCGGTTCTTTTCCAGGTCCGCCGCCTCCTCCCTCACGCAATGCCACATTCGCCAGGATCTCGGCGGTGCACGCGATGATCGGGGCATCGGCGTTGACCGAGGCATCACCGGTGAGCATGCCCACGTTGGCGGCACCGAAGACGTCGCACAGCGCGAAGAACTTCTCGCTGACCAGCGCCTTGATCGGCGCGGTGTAGTAGCTGCGCCTGCCAGCGGCGAGTGCGGCGTACTGCGCACCCATGGCCACCAGCGATTTCCCTGACCCGGTGGGGGTTGCCAGGATGACGTTGGAGCCGCTGACCAGTTCGATCAGCGCCTCCTCCTGCGCCGGATACAGCGTGGTGCCGTTGGCCTCGGCCCACGTGGCGAACGAGGTGAACAGTTCGTCGGCGTCGTTGCCAAGGGCGCGCAGCGCACCGAGGTCGGTCGGGTCGTCCAGGAGTGGAGTGCTCATGTCGGGTACCAGCGTGCCTGACCGCTGCTATATCCGTGTCACCGGCCGACCGTGCACGGCTGTGGTAGACACACCAGATGCGCGACGGGCGCCTCCTGGTCACCGGTCAGACGTGCTGGCGCGTCGAGCACGCCGACCGGGTCGCGTGCATCATCGACGGCCAGGACTACTTCCGGCACGTCAAAGCCGCCATGCTGCGGGCGCGGCGCCGCATTCTGCTGATCGGCTGGGATTTCGACACCAGGATGTTGCTGGAGCGTGGCGGTAAAACACTGCCCGGGCCCAATCAACTGGGCACGCTGCTGCGCTACCTGGTCCGTATCCGGCCCGAGCTGGAGATCCACCTGCTGCGCTCCAACGTGCGGCTGGTGTCGGCCTTCGAGGCCATGTGGGGTGCGGTGACGCCGGTGGCACTGATGAACCGGCTCAGCAGTGACCGGTTGCAGTTCGCCGTCGACGGAGTGCATCCCACCGGTGCCGTGCCGCACCAGAAGATCGTGGTGGTGGACGACAAGATCGCGTTTTGTGGTGGTATGGACCTCACCGTCGACCGCTGGGATACGCGAGAGCACTTGGACCGCAACGAGTTCCGCCAGAACGTCGGCCACGCGTACGGTCCGCGCCATGATGTGGCCGCCGCGGTGGACGGGGCGGCCGCCCGGGCGTTGGCCGAACATGCCAGGCAGCGCTGGCACACCGCGACCGGGGTGGAGCTCGAGCCGGTGGAGGCCGCCCACCTGGTCTGGCCACGCGGCCTGGAGCCGACGATGCGTGACGTTCAGGTCGGCATCGCGCGGACACTGCCGGAGCTGCCCGAGCACCCCGAGGTCCGAGAGGTGGAGGCACTCAACCTCGCCGCTCTCGCGGTCGCGGACAAGTCGATCTACCTGGAGAACCAGTACCTGGCCTCCAGAAAGATCGTCGACGTCCTGGCTGTTCGCCTACGCGAGCCCGCCGGCCCGGAGGTCCTGATCGTGCTGCCCCGCCATTCCGAGAGCAAGCTCGAGGAACAGTCCATGGACAGCGCGAGGTATCGGCTGCTGCACATCCTGTGGGAGGCCGACAAGCACGGGCGGCTGGGGGTGTTTTGGCCGGTGACCGGCGGAGAGTCGAGTTCGCCAGGGACGAGCGGCCGGAGAGCTCGCCGCCCAGACAGCCCCGGCGGCACGTCGG
Coding sequences within:
- a CDS encoding 2-hydroxyacid dehydrogenase codes for the protein MKVLVPDDLGMQILGSSQKLAPVRYEAGQPWPEEHLDTPVVVVDFFDAPATGRRFADLPELRLVQTLHAGYEQWRPFVPSAVMLSNGRGAHGGSTAEWVVAVLLDIYRELPLFAGLQAAGTWGHRTSDTLIGKRIVVLGAGDLGTNLAARLAPFEVEVTLVGRTARPGVHALADVDNLLPDADAVVAMLPDAPATRHIVDAGFLARMRDGAVLVNAGRGSAVDTDALLVELRSGRLRAALDVTDPEPLPDGHPLWSAPGLLLTPHVAGSTAGAEERAWRVALRQITAFADGEVPPNRV
- a CDS encoding aldo/keto reductase, translating into MADDLVITDVPFTHDPWTAARDRYAAMPYRRVGTSGLLLPAISLGLWYNFGDNRPFDGQREILRHAFDRGITHFDLANNYGPPYGSAEENFGRMLRRDFKPYRNELIISTKAGWDMWPGPYGQLGGRAYVLASLDESLDRLGLDHVDIFYSHRIDPVTPLEETIGALDTAVRAGKTRYVGISSYSASKTAEASAIAARLGTPLVIHQPSYSLLNRWIEGGLTAELGKAGMGAIAFTALAQGLLTNRYLEQPAEDIDRSRPSFDDKLVTDQVRDQLRGLNAIAQRRGQSLAQLALAWVLRDPAVSSTLVGASSVAQLDENLGALDNLDFTDEELSEIDRYATESGIDLWRESSDI
- a CDS encoding DEAD/DEAH box helicase, whose product is MSTPLLDDPTDLGALRALGNDADELFTSFATWAEANGTTLYPAQEEALIELVSGSNVILATPTGSGKSLVAMGAQYAALAAGRRSYYTAPIKALVSEKFFALCDVFGAANVGMLTGDASVNADAPIIACTAEILANVALREGGGGGPGKEPGLCVMDEFHFYGDPDRGWAWQVPLLELPRAQFLLMSATLGDVTFLREDLTRRTGRPTALVAGAQRPVPLFYSYATTPMHETIGDLLVTSRAPVYVVHFTQASALERAQALMSVNVSTKEEKAAIAEHIGGFRFSTAFGNTLSRLVRHGIGVHHAGMLPKYRRLVEQLAQAGLLKVICGTDTLGVGINVPIRTVVFSALSKYDGTRTRLLNAREFHQIAGRAGRAGFDTVGNVVVQAPEHEVENLKQFAKVADDPKKRRKLVRRKVPEGMVPWSEKTMTRLVDATPEALTSNMKVSTSMILDVVDRPGDPWEAMRRLLTDNHEPRKRQLRLIREAVGIARSLLQAGVLERLDTPEPDGRRYRLTVDLPPDFALNQPLSTFALAAIDVLDTTSETYALDVVSVIEATLENPRQIISAQLNKARGEAVAAMKAEGIEYEERLELLDEVTYPKPLEELLGHVYEVYLQTNPWAADGQLSPKSVVREMWERVFTFKELVSVYGLTRSEGAVLRYLSDAFKALRSGVPAAARTEEVTDIVEWLGELVRQVDSSLLDEWEQLTDPEQPHDRPAAIPARPRPLTGNERAFTAMVRNALFRRVELFARQRWDSLAELHAGWPAQRWEELGQNYFDEHSEVGTGADARGPALLIIRREPGLWRVRQILDDPAGDHDWGFDVEVDLEASDEAGEPVLSLVDAGRLD
- a CDS encoding phospholipase D-like domain-containing protein is translated as MRDGRLLVTGQTCWRVEHADRVACIIDGQDYFRHVKAAMLRARRRILLIGWDFDTRMLLERGGKTLPGPNQLGTLLRYLVRIRPELEIHLLRSNVRLVSAFEAMWGAVTPVALMNRLSSDRLQFAVDGVHPTGAVPHQKIVVVDDKIAFCGGMDLTVDRWDTREHLDRNEFRQNVGHAYGPRHDVAAAVDGAAARALAEHARQRWHTATGVELEPVEAAHLVWPRGLEPTMRDVQVGIARTLPELPEHPEVREVEALNLAALAVADKSIYLENQYLASRKIVDVLAVRLREPAGPEVLIVLPRHSESKLEEQSMDSARYRLLHILWEADKHGRLGVFWPVTGGESSSPGTSGRRARRPDSPGGTSVYVHSKVMVIDDQLLRIGSSNLNNRSLGFDKECDLAFEAAGDEQRSAIAAVRNGLIAEHLGLDPGDFDAAVAAADGSLLAAIEGARGQGRTLTPFTEETIAGEGSLLAENDLMDPDRVPTSFVRSAQRWIARLNE